From Spirochaeta isovalerica, one genomic window encodes:
- a CDS encoding GNAT family N-acetyltransferase, protein MIYYTDDATPFSEDDFQGFFDGWPDPPSPETLLYILKNREHSLLAVDDRKRRIVGFIYAISDNKLFAYIPMLEVLPEYRMQGVGTQLLERLTEKMKDMYSIDLCCDDKLVHFYERSGFLKVNGMLKRNCK, encoded by the coding sequence ATGATATACTACACAGATGATGCAACTCCTTTCAGTGAAGATGATTTTCAAGGCTTTTTTGACGGTTGGCCTGATCCCCCTTCACCGGAAACGCTACTGTATATTCTGAAAAACAGAGAGCATTCACTTTTGGCCGTAGATGACCGGAAAAGAAGGATCGTCGGTTTTATATATGCTATTTCCGATAACAAACTCTTCGCCTATATTCCCATGCTCGAAGTCTTGCCGGAATACAGGATGCAGGGAGTTGGAACGCAATTGTTAGAAAGGTTGACTGAAAAAATGAAAGATATGTATTCCATTGATCTATGTTGTGACGATAAACTCGTTCACTTTTATGAAAGATCGGGATTTTTGAAAGTAAACGGGATGCTGAAGAGGAATTGTAAATGA
- a CDS encoding MATE family efflux transporter, producing MNKKMYDEIIRFTLPCLAELFLFSLISVVNMAMVGRLGAAALSAVGLSSQPVRISIALFQAFNIGATAMIARYTGARDYGNARKVIVQTIQFAFVAGLIISLPFYIFAEQIVMFMGARSDSLKEGITYMRFMAAGTVFQVLPLAVSSLLRGAGDSRNAMLINILANIINVVLGYVLIFGFAFIPAFGVWGAGMAATVSKASASMLGLVLLFKTKLPVRLKGKVVLGWDKTVLKGIAGIGSSSAAEQLVLRSGFFLYTRMIANLGTVAFAAHQVALTVSNLSTNLGQALGIASSSFTGRHLGAQRPDRAVLYVQVLHHGAFLISLIVSILFLLSGDGLVRIFTADIKVIDVFGPILFILAVINPAQNTFLVYSGSIKGAGDTRWPLLVSLVGLIFVRIPLVYISIHYLKWGLTGAWIATAVEKYLGYIMLRIRFAGGKWKKVKIV from the coding sequence ATGAACAAAAAAATGTACGATGAGATAATCCGTTTTACATTACCCTGTCTGGCGGAGCTTTTTCTGTTCTCGCTTATTTCAGTTGTCAATATGGCGATGGTGGGACGTCTGGGCGCAGCGGCGTTAAGCGCGGTGGGATTGTCCAGTCAACCTGTCAGAATTTCCATTGCCCTTTTTCAGGCTTTCAATATCGGGGCTACCGCCATGATCGCCCGGTACACCGGCGCGCGGGATTATGGCAACGCGAGAAAAGTCATCGTTCAGACCATTCAGTTTGCCTTTGTCGCCGGACTGATTATTTCACTTCCTTTCTATATCTTCGCCGAACAGATTGTTATGTTTATGGGGGCCCGGTCAGACAGCTTGAAAGAGGGAATAACCTATATGCGCTTTATGGCGGCGGGAACGGTTTTTCAGGTTTTACCCCTGGCCGTATCGTCTCTCCTCAGAGGCGCTGGCGATTCGAGGAACGCCATGCTTATAAACATCCTGGCCAACATTATTAATGTGGTGCTGGGGTATGTGCTGATTTTCGGGTTTGCCTTTATACCGGCTTTTGGGGTTTGGGGAGCCGGGATGGCAGCGACTGTTTCCAAAGCTTCCGCCTCGATGCTGGGGCTGGTTCTGTTATTCAAAACCAAATTGCCCGTCAGGCTGAAGGGAAAAGTCGTTCTCGGTTGGGATAAAACTGTTTTAAAAGGTATTGCCGGTATCGGTTCATCTTCCGCGGCGGAGCAGCTGGTTCTCAGAAGCGGATTTTTTCTCTACACCAGGATGATCGCCAATCTGGGAACCGTGGCATTTGCCGCCCATCAGGTCGCCCTGACGGTATCCAATCTTTCCACCAATCTTGGGCAGGCTCTGGGGATAGCGTCCTCATCCTTCACTGGAAGGCATCTGGGAGCACAGCGGCCCGACAGGGCTGTTCTCTATGTACAGGTTCTTCATCATGGGGCTTTTCTGATTTCCCTGATCGTCTCCATACTCTTTCTTCTTTCCGGAGATGGACTGGTCAGGATATTTACGGCCGACATAAAGGTCATCGATGTCTTTGGCCCCATCCTGTTTATTCTGGCTGTGATCAATCCGGCGCAGAATACTTTTCTCGTGTACAGCGGTTCCATAAAAGGCGCCGGAGACACAAGGTGGCCGCTACTCGTTTCCCTTGTCGGGTTGATATTTGTCAGGATTCCTCTTGTTTATATCTCAATCCATTATCTGAAATGGGGGCTGACCGGGGCCTGGATCGCCACGGCTGTGGAGAAATACCTCGGATACATTATGCTCCGGATCCGCTTTGCCGGGGGCAAGTGGAAAAAGGTAAAAATTGTCTGA
- a CDS encoding helix-turn-helix transcriptional regulator, protein MTQSYSLKAGSITLGYKKSRNISQTRHFHEFYEILYIIDGVRDIFAGNRTVTLKKGDFLLIPPHLIHKSLENGKESEIYSLYLEKNEALRSTTEEGAVYFPSLSAPAVQTGIVLTRMDRELKEKSDFYQIMSESLAAEISVIIARHGDMKQDGKIEIRDNGKIESIIRFIENNYSENLNLKMLAEQFYISPSYLSRFFHRKTGFTLTEYINHIRALRAQKFLRETSEEIGQISRKCGFGSLSQFGRIFKSISGMTPRDYRKLTLVG, encoded by the coding sequence ATGACTCAAAGTTACTCTTTAAAAGCCGGTTCAATAACTCTGGGATATAAAAAGAGCCGGAACATAAGCCAGACGCGCCATTTCCATGAGTTTTATGAGATTCTCTACATAATCGACGGAGTGCGGGATATTTTTGCAGGGAACAGAACAGTCACTCTCAAGAAAGGGGATTTCCTGCTTATCCCGCCTCATCTCATACACAAATCGCTTGAAAATGGTAAGGAATCGGAAATTTACTCTCTGTATCTCGAGAAAAATGAAGCGCTTAGATCAACAACTGAAGAAGGCGCGGTTTACTTTCCCTCACTTTCAGCACCGGCAGTACAGACAGGAATAGTGCTTACACGCATGGATAGGGAATTGAAGGAAAAAAGCGACTTCTATCAGATCATGTCCGAATCTCTGGCTGCTGAAATTTCAGTAATAATTGCCAGACATGGAGATATGAAACAGGACGGGAAAATCGAGATCCGGGACAACGGAAAAATCGAATCAATCATCCGTTTTATCGAAAATAATTACAGCGAAAATCTCAATCTGAAAATGCTGGCGGAACAGTTTTATATAAGCCCGTCCTACCTGAGCCGATTCTTCCACAGGAAAACCGGATTCACTCTCACAGAGTACATCAATCATATAAGAGCTTTACGGGCTCAGAAATTTCTGCGCGAAACATCGGAGGAGATAGGCCAGATCTCCCGGAAGTGCGGCTTCGGCAGCCTTTCGCAATTCGGGAGAATCTTTAAATCCATCAGCGGCATGACGCCCCGGGATTACAGAAAACTCACCCTAGTGGGTTGA
- a CDS encoding glycoside hydrolase family 3 C-terminal domain-containing protein, which produces MRDYIKLDQEKYAALARQAAAEGCVLLKNDKATLPVRKGESIALFGRSMFHYYKSGLGSGGLVNTRYTIGLLDALKEHDEISTNESVLDAYENWLIDNPYDEGQGWGKVPWSQAEMPLHEELVRKAAEESDLALIVIGRTGGEDQDSKDEAGSYRLTELEEQMIATVCRYFPRSVVILNTGNIIDMSWLEKSDPSAVLAAWQGGQEGGHGVVDILTGDINPCGRLTDTIALKADDYPSTKNFGDLKTNIYEEDIYVGYRYFETFAKEKVLYPFGFGLSYTDFTIEAELTAIKSESISVEATIINRGYSAGKEIVQVYSEAPQGKLGKPVRVLVAYGKTEVLKPGESASITLDIPKTRLASYDDSGVTGSKSSFILEAGRYNIYAGSDVRQALKVGSFEQDFTVIETLEEACAPVTFFNRLKPVQREEGFFAEGRQPVPLRTVDLQKRIDDRSPEEIAFTGDRGISFGEVYEGKTSLDDFIAQLSDEEMACLTRGEGMSSPKATPGVAAAFGGLTDSLADRGIPVGCCADGPSGIRMDCGTKAFSLPNGTALGCTFNDDLVRDLFVMLGRELRKNRIETILGPGINIHRNPLNGRNFEYISEDPLLTGKIAAAQLLGMAESNVTGTIKHFVANNQEAGRSSSDSVVSERALREIYLKGFEIAVKEGGAYSVMTTYGALNGIWTAGNYDLCTTVLRDQWGFHGIAMTDWWAQMNFEGEEPSRNNTAAMIRAQNDLYMCVGDSATNAGNDNTLEMLEKGVLKRAHLQRSARNILKFLLGSLAMEHKSGRISDQELKEMKADEDQVADRENLTFYRINAEGTDIDGSSMNTSGGSEELFGITVRTFGMYDLKVRYKSDLNVLAQVSVSVFMDNQLIGTLALQGTEGEWKEQTLHMGMIFGTNHFIKLFFPQTGLDLESLTFKLEREFNPLG; this is translated from the coding sequence GTGAGAGATTATATAAAGCTGGACCAGGAAAAATATGCCGCTCTGGCCAGACAAGCTGCAGCCGAAGGGTGCGTCCTGTTGAAAAACGATAAAGCGACACTGCCCGTCAGGAAGGGGGAGTCTATCGCTCTTTTCGGCCGGTCCATGTTTCATTATTATAAATCGGGGCTCGGTTCCGGCGGTCTGGTTAATACCCGCTACACGATAGGTCTTCTCGATGCGCTGAAAGAACATGATGAAATTTCAACTAATGAGTCTGTTCTGGACGCCTATGAAAACTGGTTGATTGATAATCCTTACGATGAAGGGCAGGGGTGGGGAAAAGTTCCCTGGTCTCAAGCGGAAATGCCTCTCCATGAGGAATTGGTACGAAAAGCGGCTGAAGAATCGGATCTGGCTCTTATTGTAATCGGACGGACCGGTGGAGAGGACCAGGATTCGAAAGACGAAGCGGGAAGTTATCGTCTGACTGAACTGGAAGAGCAGATGATAGCGACAGTCTGCCGCTACTTTCCCCGATCAGTTGTCATACTCAATACGGGAAATATCATTGATATGAGCTGGCTGGAAAAAAGTGATCCATCCGCTGTTCTCGCTGCCTGGCAGGGAGGTCAGGAAGGGGGACATGGCGTTGTCGATATTCTGACCGGAGATATAAATCCCTGTGGCAGATTGACAGATACCATTGCTTTAAAAGCCGATGATTATCCCTCGACAAAAAACTTCGGGGATCTGAAAACGAATATCTATGAAGAAGATATCTATGTGGGGTACCGCTATTTCGAAACTTTTGCAAAGGAAAAGGTGCTCTATCCCTTCGGATTCGGTCTTTCTTATACGGATTTTACCATTGAAGCCGAACTTACTGCGATTAAGTCTGAATCAATATCTGTTGAGGCGACTATAATCAATAGAGGCTATTCCGCCGGTAAAGAGATTGTTCAGGTCTATAGCGAGGCGCCACAGGGTAAACTGGGCAAACCTGTCCGGGTTCTTGTCGCCTATGGAAAAACTGAAGTTCTAAAACCGGGAGAATCAGCTTCCATCACTCTGGATATACCGAAGACAAGGCTGGCTTCCTATGATGACAGCGGTGTCACGGGTTCAAAATCATCTTTTATCCTGGAAGCGGGAAGATACAATATTTATGCCGGATCCGATGTGCGTCAGGCTTTGAAGGTAGGATCATTTGAGCAGGATTTCACTGTTATCGAGACGCTTGAGGAAGCCTGTGCTCCCGTCACATTCTTCAATCGTCTGAAGCCGGTTCAAAGGGAAGAGGGATTCTTTGCGGAAGGGCGTCAGCCCGTTCCCCTGAGAACTGTCGATCTTCAGAAGCGGATTGATGACAGAAGTCCCGAAGAAATCGCCTTTACAGGAGACCGTGGTATCTCTTTCGGAGAAGTCTATGAAGGGAAAACCTCTCTTGATGATTTTATTGCTCAGCTCTCCGATGAGGAAATGGCCTGCCTGACCAGAGGCGAAGGGATGAGCAGTCCTAAAGCGACGCCGGGAGTAGCCGCCGCATTCGGCGGTTTAACCGATAGTCTGGCGGATCGGGGAATTCCTGTAGGTTGCTGTGCCGACGGCCCTTCGGGTATTCGGATGGATTGTGGAACCAAAGCCTTCAGCCTTCCCAACGGAACGGCTCTCGGCTGCACCTTCAATGATGATCTGGTCCGCGATCTCTTTGTTATGCTCGGACGGGAATTGAGGAAAAACCGGATAGAGACCATACTCGGTCCGGGAATCAATATCCACAGAAATCCTCTGAACGGACGGAATTTCGAGTATATCTCGGAAGATCCTCTGCTAACGGGAAAAATTGCCGCTGCCCAGCTTCTGGGTATGGCCGAATCCAATGTGACCGGAACAATCAAACATTTTGTCGCCAATAACCAGGAGGCGGGACGGAGTTCTTCCGATTCTGTTGTCTCTGAAAGAGCTCTAAGGGAGATTTACCTCAAGGGGTTTGAAATCGCTGTAAAAGAGGGCGGCGCATACTCTGTCATGACCACTTACGGAGCTTTGAACGGCATCTGGACAGCGGGGAATTATGATTTGTGTACGACCGTTCTGCGCGATCAGTGGGGGTTTCATGGAATCGCCATGACCGATTGGTGGGCTCAGATGAATTTCGAAGGGGAAGAACCTTCCAGAAACAATACGGCCGCTATGATAAGAGCACAGAACGACCTCTATATGTGCGTCGGCGATTCCGCTACCAATGCGGGAAATGACAATACACTGGAAATGCTGGAAAAGGGTGTACTGAAAAGAGCTCATCTCCAGAGAAGCGCCCGGAATATTCTTAAGTTTCTCCTGGGATCCCTGGCAATGGAACACAAATCGGGCCGGATCAGCGATCAGGAATTGAAAGAAATGAAAGCTGATGAGGATCAGGTCGCCGACAGGGAAAACCTCACCTTTTACCGCATCAACGCGGAAGGTACCGATATTGACGGCAGCTCCATGAATACGTCGGGAGGCAGTGAAGAGCTCTTCGGCATAACTGTCAGAACCTTCGGGATGTATGATCTGAAAGTTCGCTACAAAAGCGATCTCAACGTCCTGGCCCAGGTTTCGGTCAGCGTTTTTATGGACAACCAGCTAATAGGCACGCTTGCGCTGCAGGGGACGGAAGGGGAGTGGAAAGAGCAGACTCTTCACATGGGCATGATTTTCGGAACGAACCACTTTATCAAGCTGTTCTTTCCTCAGACGGGGCTGGATCTGGAGTCTTTGACGTTCAAGCTGGAAAGAGAGTTCAACCCACTAGGGTGA
- a CDS encoding helix-turn-helix domain-containing protein, which translates to MLHSLRNTDLPLLQISEESGYESHSYFIRRFRKIRGCTPGQYRNRESRFPSG; encoded by the coding sequence TTGTTGCATTCTCTCCGCAATACCGATCTTCCCCTTCTACAGATATCAGAAGAATCGGGATACGAAAGCCATTCCTATTTTATCCGCCGCTTCCGTAAAATACGGGGTTGCACGCCTGGACAATACAGAAATAGGGAATCGCGCTTCCCCTCTGGATAG
- a CDS encoding type II toxin-antitoxin system HicA family toxin, with protein MHSYHGFEEVSQKGSHQKWKNFKTGYQIIVPFHKGKELPISTLKSNMEGSGIPPDAWS; from the coding sequence ATTCACTCATATCATGGATTTGAGGAGGTCAGCCAGAAAGGGAGCCATCAGAAATGGAAGAACTTCAAGACCGGCTATCAGATAATTGTCCCTTTTCACAAGGGTAAAGAACTTCCTATCAGTACGTTGAAATCGAATATGGAAGGAAGCGGTATACCGCCGGACGCCTGGAGCTAA
- a CDS encoding type II toxin-antitoxin system HicB family antitoxin, with product MHVRVIIKYDQETDSFSAVCPELPGCTSCGDTEAEAMENVKEAIALYLEPDTHALSPDAKVYEVAI from the coding sequence ATGCATGTAAGAGTAATAATTAAATACGATCAGGAAACAGACTCATTCAGCGCCGTATGTCCTGAACTTCCCGGCTGTACTTCCTGTGGCGACACGGAAGCTGAAGCCATGGAAAACGTCAAAGAAGCCATCGCCCTTTATCTGGAACCCGATACTCATGCCTTGAGCCCCGATGCCAAGGTCTATGAGGTCGCTATTTAG
- a CDS encoding BspA family leucine-rich repeat surface protein produces MLENTQSFFISLTGHLVKNYFYILVLTVIIIFAGCSSPTTPTIPTDSDSQSSFSIIYHANGADSGTVPGTQQKEEGLSIDLADNTGNLAKSDYLFLRWNTEPDGSGMDYEGGDIYTDDADLNLYAKWRDTAFVTKWTGDYTDKSITIPTDSSYIYNYNIDWGDGTSESGLTGDATHTYASSMVEYTVKITGTFPAINFSSSSYTNRYNIHSVVNWGTIEWKSMNHAFYSCPNFKTIAEDAPDLSQVTDLSYMFYDAAIFEDFSSWDVSNITNMSAMFKEANFFIEPGLENWNVSNVTNMASMFESSLKFDEDLSKWDVSKVTNFAAMLYGVSSFTDHDLSSWDVDYSDDDRTVIYHNYFSRNWGSGNIEPNWID; encoded by the coding sequence ATGCTAGAGAATACACAGAGTTTTTTTATATCATTAACAGGACACTTAGTAAAAAATTATTTTTATATTTTGGTCTTAACTGTCATTATTATTTTTGCCGGATGTTCCTCTCCTACAACACCGACAATACCAACAGATTCCGATTCACAGAGTTCCTTCTCTATTATTTACCATGCTAATGGAGCGGACTCGGGAACAGTCCCTGGAACTCAGCAGAAAGAGGAAGGACTGAGCATTGATTTGGCTGATAATACAGGCAATCTGGCAAAATCAGATTATCTGTTTTTAAGGTGGAACACAGAGCCCGATGGAAGCGGAATGGATTATGAGGGTGGAGACATTTATACAGATGATGCCGATCTGAACTTATATGCAAAATGGAGAGATACAGCATTTGTAACCAAATGGACTGGAGATTATACAGACAAATCAATTACCATCCCTACAGACAGTAGTTATATATATAATTACAATATTGATTGGGGTGACGGAACATCGGAATCCGGTCTAACCGGCGATGCGACTCACACATATGCCAGCTCAATGGTGGAGTATACTGTAAAAATTACCGGAACTTTTCCGGCAATCAATTTTTCATCTTCAAGTTACACGAACCGATACAATATTCATTCCGTGGTCAATTGGGGAACAATAGAGTGGAAGAGTATGAATCATGCCTTTTATTCCTGTCCGAATTTTAAAACTATTGCAGAAGATGCCCCGGATTTATCCCAAGTTACAGATTTGAGTTATATGTTTTATGACGCTGCTATCTTTGAAGATTTCAGTTCCTGGGATGTATCAAATATCACTAATATGAGCGCCATGTTCAAAGAGGCAAACTTCTTCATTGAACCGGGTTTAGAAAACTGGAATGTTTCTAATGTTACAAATATGGCTTCTATGTTTGAATCTTCACTCAAATTTGATGAAGATCTCAGCAAATGGGATGTTTCTAAAGTTACTAATTTTGCGGCTATGCTTTACGGTGTATCTTCTTTTACCGATCATGATCTTTCTTCCTGGGATGTAGATTATTCCGATGATGATCGAACAGTTATATATCATAATTATTTCAGCAGGAACTGGGGTAGTGGAAATATAGAACCGAATTGGATTGACTGA
- the uxuA gene encoding mannonate dehydratase, which translates to MIMRWFGEENDTVTLQQIRQVPNIDGVAGALHHIPAGEAWPMDEILALKKSINDAGLQFEVVESVNVSDAIKLGSPERDAHIENYKLTISRLAEAGVKVICYNFMPVFDWTRSSLDAPLPDGSQTMEYNESIIAEIKPDTIADYMLEKAETYSLPGWEPERMAKIVDLFSKFSVITEEKLRENLKYFLDAIMPVCEETGVAMAIHPDDPPWSVFGLPRIFKNQGDMEAIMALNENRMNGITLCTGCLGSHPDNDIPAMIESAVSKGKLHFVHIRNIRITKPRYFREVSHFSGDGSLDMFAILKALYQSGFDGYARPDHGRMIWGEQARPGYGLYDRALGIAYINGIWEALEKG; encoded by the coding sequence ATGATCATGCGGTGGTTCGGTGAGGAAAATGACACTGTCACCCTTCAGCAGATAAGACAGGTACCCAACATAGACGGTGTTGCCGGCGCTCTGCACCACATTCCGGCCGGAGAAGCCTGGCCCATGGATGAAATACTGGCTCTGAAAAAAAGCATCAATGATGCGGGGCTTCAGTTTGAAGTTGTGGAGAGCGTCAATGTTAGCGATGCCATCAAATTAGGCAGTCCCGAGCGGGATGCTCATATCGAGAACTATAAACTGACTATTTCCCGTCTTGCCGAAGCGGGAGTGAAGGTCATATGCTACAATTTCATGCCTGTTTTCGACTGGACCCGGTCCAGCCTCGATGCCCCGCTTCCCGACGGTTCTCAGACAATGGAGTACAACGAGTCCATAATAGCGGAGATCAAACCCGATACCATTGCCGATTATATGCTGGAAAAAGCCGAGACCTACAGCCTTCCGGGCTGGGAACCGGAGAGAATGGCGAAAATAGTCGATCTGTTTTCAAAGTTTTCCGTCATTACCGAGGAAAAGCTGAGGGAAAATCTGAAGTATTTCCTCGATGCCATTATGCCGGTCTGCGAAGAAACCGGCGTGGCTATGGCCATACATCCCGACGATCCTCCCTGGAGCGTTTTCGGGCTTCCCCGCATATTCAAAAACCAGGGTGATATGGAAGCGATCATGGCTCTCAACGAGAACAGAATGAACGGGATCACTCTCTGCACAGGCTGTCTGGGAAGCCATCCCGACAATGATATTCCGGCCATGATCGAATCGGCGGTTTCAAAGGGAAAACTGCATTTTGTCCATATCCGGAATATCCGGATTACGAAGCCGCGGTATTTTCGTGAAGTGTCCCACTTCAGCGGGGACGGATCACTCGATATGTTCGCTATCCTGAAGGCGCTGTACCAGTCTGGGTTCGACGGTTATGCCAGGCCGGACCACGGCAGAATGATCTGGGGCGAACAGGCGAGACCCGGTTACGGGCTCTATGATCGGGCGCTGGGGATCGCTTATATAAACGGGATCTGGGAGGCACTTGAGAAAGGTTGA